The following coding sequences are from one Candidatus Methanomethylicota archaeon window:
- a CDS encoding DUF2116 family Zn-ribbon domain-containing protein, which yields MSKKKEEWGPHSHCIICGKAIPEGEKTCSKECAKKYEEEIKHYKRQQKMSIFFIIVMIGFILIFFLASYFMHG from the coding sequence ATGTCAAAGAAAAAAGAAGAATGGGGACCACATTCTCATTGTATTATTTGTGGAAAAGCTATTCCTGAAGGAGAGAAAACTTGTTCAAAAGAATGTGCAAAAAAATATGAAGAAGAGATTAAGCATTATAAAAGACAACAAAAAATGAGTATATTCTTCATAATAGTTATGATTGGATTCATATTAATATTCTTCTTAGCATCTTATTTCATGCATGGTTAA